The genomic interval CATGATTTTCTTTTGAGATTTCTTGTAAGAAAGCTCCTGTGAAAGGAACAACATTTTTAAATGTTTCATGGATACAATTATAAGAGATAAAGGTTGTTAGTCACTTGGTGGATTAACAATCACTACCTGTGTTATATTGAACTGACAAGTTGGATATTTTTCCCTTGCTGTTTACTAGGAAGATAGATTGCTTGCTCTTATAGAAGGTGTTCTTGCTGCAAATATCTTTGATTGGGGATCTCGTGCATGTGTTGACCTTTATCACAAGGGaacaattattgaaatatatAGGATGAGCCGCAAAAAGATGCAACGTCCATGGCGGGTATTTCACACTTTTCAGTCAATCTATGAATTTATTTCACATCCAATTGAACTTTAAACAGAATTGTTCTTCCTTCAGGTGGATGACTTCGATATTTTCAAGAAAAGAATGCTTGGTTCTGGGGATGAGAAACCCAATCCATACAAAAGAGCATTGCTCTTTGTTGATAACTCTGGTGCTGATATTGTTCTCGGGATGCTTCCATTAGCACGAGAACTTCTCCGACGTGGGACTGAGGTAAGTTAGAAGTATATCTACATAAGAAAAAGTTTTGCATGTCTATGTGCTTATTGCAGTTTATTTACTAATATTAGCATCTCTTAGTTATTTCGTTTCTATTTTTTCTattagtatttttacaaatatccgggattttttttactttctttagTAAGGCACTGCTGCGATGGTGTATTTGGGTTTCTTTTCAATACCCAAAACAGGCTAGCACATCAGTGACAAGAACACTAAGTTTGTTTTTTTACTTGTgaaaattttcagatttttcaATTTCTGTActtattttgtagaaaataatTGTTAGAACAATATAAAAACTGATCTATTGAAACTGAAAACAGAGTCAAAATTGTGAGAATTTTCATTAGATTATCTTTTTCTGtattttgtaattattataattacAATAATACCTGAAATTGAAAAGGCTATTTTGATGATTAGTCAAATCTACTTgataaaattaacaaaattatttCTACATTATAAAACATCCAAATAGACGTTTTGCTATAAGTCAATAAACTCAGAGTCAGCGGTCCCCCTAGAACCGGTCCCaaggatatggagggaggtaaatgcaggtacacatagcagagacgttaaccccaggccgtaacaccccgaggatcgaactTTGGACCTCTCGGCCATAAGACCATGCACCTCCAACTGTGCTACGCCCTAGGGATGTAGGTGATAAGTCAATAAACTCATAATCTACGTACATATTATCACGTAGATATTTATTTTCATCTTCTATGACAATTCACCAGTCTCAAACTATGGTAAGTCAAACATGTCTTTTTAGTTAATATTCCAATCATCATTGGTAGCCAAACGCTTGAGGAATGCATGaggataattttataaaaattctcataatttgattttctatttttagtttcaGCAgacagatttttattttttaaaaaaattatttcaacaaGCTGagaataaaaactataaaatttaaattttttttaccaattttGCACGAGTCATGCCAAACAAAGAGCTGAATTGACAGACGACTGTATACTACAGGTGCCCTGAAGTACAAGAAATTTTTTCTGCAGAGTTATCTAAACTTTAATTCAAGAAGTTCTATGCTGAATTTTGTGTCGTAACTAGTCATTTGCTAGAGGCATGGGTTCTTTTCTTGCAATCGAAGAACAAAACATTAGCAAACATTTCACGTGACAATTTATTCTCCTCTCCAGGTTGTTCTGGTTGCAAATTCCTTGCCCGCTTTAAATGATATTACTGCGAATGAACTTCCTGAGATTGTGGCTGAAGCTGCAAAGGTTGGTGTTAACTAGATGGGCATATCTATCATTAGCCACTTCCTTATCAAACTGATATGTTGTTGGGTTTCCCTCTCTTGTTCACCATTTCCAGAAGAATGGAGAAAAAATGacatttcttatttattttttaacatgaacAATATTGTCAAAAACTCTACAGCATTGTGATACCATTAGAAGAGCTGCAGAAGCTGGAGGGTTGCTAGTGGATGCGATGGTAAGCATACAAGAAAAAGGATTGAAGAACCAATCTCCTTCAGTTTCACTAATGATTGCTGAGAATGGATGTGGAAGCCCTTGCATTGACTTACGACAAGTCAGCTCAGAGCTTGCAGCTGATGCAAAAGATGCAGACTTGGTGTGGAATTGAATATTTATATTGAATGCTATGTCAGCATATCTTGTTTCCTAgaaagactatatctaatgagCTCATTTGTTTGGTTTAATTGCTTTGCAGGTAATTCTAGAAGGCATGGGCCGAGCAATCCATACTAATTTGAATGCTCGTTTCAAATGTGATGCACTGAAGGTATCTGTTAGAGTTAACTTTGGATTTTTTCCATTCTTAGTTGCTTTTTCTGTTTAAGAAGACAGAAAAGTAATACATGTCAAACTAGGGAATCAACTAAGAGTGCCTGATTTTTTTAATCTAAGACAACTAGATAACATCATTAGTCACTTGGCAATAGATTGAGCGAGATTGAGTTGTTGTCAATATGAAAATTAATGGTTCTACTATTGGAAATTGGTTTTCATAACCAATTGGTCGAATAGGAATATAGATGGCTATTTCATGAGTAGACCACTATAAATCGATTTATGTTGCTCGTTGTTTGTCCATGCATGCGAGATTGATTAGTCTCCTCTTGCCACATTAGCCATCAGATGCGACCTTTGGGTCTGTGCCGAACAATGCTCAGATTTGTATTTATccttaattaaatcaattaaaattaaaggaatttaaaaaaaaaaagcacaCACCCCTAAATTAATGTCATTTCATCCCTTGAAAGAAGCCCTTTGTCCCTTTGTCCCTTTGTCCCTTCCAAAGCAGACCTTAATCTTCTTGTTTAAAACACTCAATTCTCTATTTGCAATCTTTTCTTgagttctctttctctcttctctagaGGGATCTAAGGCATGAAGTTTAGAGTGTTCCTATTTTGAGTCGAAAGATAATTGCCAATTAACCGTAAGCACCTAAGGTGCAAGGCAATATTATCTTAAAGAGAGGTTCCAACCCTTGTCTTGACTTTAATACTCTTATCCGAATATGTAATTCTACCCGAAAGATTGCGTCGACATCTTAACCCGAAAGACTATGTCAATATCGTGAAGGGGTAATTTGACAACTGAGGATATTAAATCAATGACAACTGCACCTAGTGGTCCGCATATCATATTCAAAGAGGTGGTGATTAATAAATTGTGACCCACATCATCATACCAACACTGATTGGTTTGAGCCACTAATTGATGATCTAAGCAACCAGATCCTAACCTATTGGATCACTTCGATAATTATTCTCGAGCATTTATTTACATGTAGTGGCAATCATTTGATGAGCCTTTAAGGTTGTCTGAGAACCACTAGCTAGAGTCGGATTTCTTTCCATTCTCTTGAATGCCTTCCTTAATCTTAGCTATATGTCAAATACAAGCACTATTTAGAAGCAGACTTTATATGTATGCTTGTCTTATTTCAGCTTGCAATGGTGAAGAATCAGAGACTGGCTGAAAAGGTTTTTAATGGGAATATATATGACTGCATTTGTCGATTTGAGCCTAGAAATGAATCTGTTGCATCTACTGAAACTGATTCTTGGGATAACTAACAACTGGTACGTTGATTATATTCTGCCAAAACAATTATTGTGATTCAATTATGCATCTATCTTTAGTATAATTCATAAGTACAGAAATATGAGAACCATTTCCAGCTAATGCTCTAAATGGTATATCACTCATGTTTATAAACTGTCTAAAAGACAGCTTTCACTATCCTTCATATAAGTTGATCAAGATTTGTGATCGTTCCTCTTTTCGTTGGCTGTCTATAGGTGAATTACAGAAAGGTAAACCGAACTTTTTCTGAAATTGGAGGCTAAATGATCTTCACAGAAAGGTGAGGCCTCATTTTTCTTTTTCGTCTTTACATTGTAAAACCATTTGTCATTGCTCACATTTATCATCCTGGTGAGATCATTTTTGTTACAAAACTTATTCGCTAGCATGATTTCTTACATGTtccttaattattatttttttaaatgtagAGTTTCTACTATTTATCAAAATCCGAAGTTGCTCAACTCCTCTGGCTGCTAACCACTTCATGAAAATTGCACGTAAGAGTGTTATGTTGGCTGTCAATCTAGTGTAAGGTGATGATTGTGGTATTTCAACAAGTGATTATTCTTGAGATGGATATTTTTCAACTATCTTTGGAATTGACAGAATATGAGCTATCGTTGTATATACATATGGATTGATAAATGGTATAAAATGGAGCTTTATTTATGGGGTTTTCTTTTTTCTTGCTTTTTATTAATGGCTACTTTCATTAATGGTTTTGCTCATCATCATTATTATTTTACCTTTTAGTCAATGGTCACAAAAATTCAGTATAATTATGATATTCGTTTATCTTTATATCAGCCATTTAAATTTTTACAtgtaaaatatttcaagatttaaTAAATCTTTTCGTGTTTTCCATTGCTTGCCATGAAGACTTTCCATATGCATGAGAATGGGTGTTATAACATTCATCATCTTATTAAAAAGTGTAAGTCTTATGTCACATGCATTAGATATTAAcacattcaattttttttacattcgttttaatattaatttttattatatgtgGGTCTCGTTGttcattcatctttattcttattATATACTAAATAAAGATAATTTCAATTGTATTTACatcaataataatattatttacataaaattaaaatatatttatttaaaattaaaataaataataatattaatatatttaagtaaattaaaatattattataaatttgaaaGGAAGGAGTACAACATATGCAAAAATTACACatgtataaatttaaaatacaatatttttaaaaattgttattATATTGTGACCAAATATATTCAACTAAATCTGCACGAATTAAAATAGCTATTAACTAATCGTTATATGAATTTACTAGCCGAGTAGTCGTTGTAGATCTACTAGTCATTTTTATTCCATCGGAAGAAAAAATAGAGATGAAAGATATGATGTTTCAGGTTCTGCGCAGGGCTTGATATTTCAGGCCCTGTGCAAGGCCTTGTCGGTTGCGCAAGGCCTGAGGAATTGTCGATGAcaactttttatatatatataaacaaatactTTGAACTCGTTCAAAATCACGTTGGCATTAACATCATGTCACATTGGTTTTAACACCAATATATGGGTTATAACATTCTAATAATATACCAATGTGGATGTATGTTAAAAATGAAAGAGTTTTGCAAAAATAGAGGGTAAAAAAATTTCTCACAACTTTAttcatgaataaatttaaattatttataagtTAATACATAATTTACTCACTAATCCATTAACTCCTTAATTATAATCTATAActctttaatattaatattaacttaTTAATTCATCATCCATTAACAACTAATTGCATAATATGAGTATTAATCCATTAATTTCTCATCCACTAACTActaattttatttacaaattaaTCTATTAACTCCAAATATTATCCCACTGAAGTCAACAttaatatttctattaatttttatcaataaaaCAGAATTCACAATACCCTGAGACTTCAGTCTTCGGACACCAAAGAACCAAGTGAAATACATTGAAATACGTTTTATAAGAACCAGGGTATTTACTTGCACAGTCGCGATTACAAGACTAGTTCTGCTAGAACTTTTACATTGCAATTGAAACTTTCATCCATCTTTTCTTTCCAGAAATTATACACCATAACAATAACGATTTTAATCTTCCCGCGTTAGTTACAATATGCGGCGTCTCCTTCCATACCAGTAAGCAAACCCTGCGATTGAAAGAGCTACGACAACACCAGCTGTCGCGTACTGCGTGTATATTGGTCTCTCCACGAGAAGCCCACTCTCTGGCGTTGCTGCTTGCTGACCGACTCGCAGAGCGAATTCAATTCCTGCTCTTTCAACCTCGGCAATATTGTTCACAATCGCTTTAGACCGAACAGCCTTTGCGATCGCCTCGTAGTCATCCTTGCTTCCCCCCTCCAGGAAAGCCCCAACGATCACACCCTTGTGGATCCAGTAAGCACCAAAATTCCCACCGGAAAAATCTCCGTAGTGGACGACTTCGCCAATGCTATCTCCGTAAAACTGCCAAGACAATGTGAACATCCTGGAGTAAAAGAAAGGAAGATAATCAAGGTCACCTGTGGAGGGTGCCATGATCGCTGCAACAGCATGCTTTGCAGTCTTCCGAGCAGAGTCCACATGCTCGAGGCGGTGAATTTCGTTGCCAAATAGTTTGACAGGAAAAGCAGCAACGTCACCGACAGCATAGACAGAGGCGTTGCTGGCCTGCATTCGTCCATTGACCTTAATGCCACCTTTGTCGAGCTGTAGTTGATCTTCAAATAGACCAGTGTTTGGACGGATGCCAATGCCCACCACAACCATGTCAGCTGGAAGGCAGGTACCATCTTTAAGGATCACCGCTTTTACCTATGAACAAGAAGAGAGTTATCGGATCAGCATCCAACTGCTAACAAATGTGCATGGAGCTTCCTGAAAAGCTGACGACCAGATGTAACATGTCTGTCAAAATATTCTCATCTGGCGCAAAAATATAGAAATGACAGCATCATCATCATTTAACAGCCCTAGCTAACACTATCAAGTGTGGCCTCAACCCTATAATTAAAAATATCTAGAACTAGTGGAATCTGATCCGGTAGTGAGAACAGGGACCCCGCCTTATGGAGTCAACGTCACGTGAAAGTCAAAGTGGCAGTAGTCCATCCGGAAAGGGCCGGATCCGACCGGACGACCGACcggccgtccggtggaatcgaacgtccggagagggatgggtccgatcggctggccgaccggacgatgttcggatgatggttaaaggcgccttgTCGAAATTAGGGTTCCGGcactcagtggaaaaggtcgcagggccgagcggactgcacaCTCGGCCAAAgtcataaggtaacatactgctaatagtctccacaaagcacatgagggagaatctccccaagtaaaccaccgcatatgtccggccggatgttgggggagctgtccgcccggacgccagatctggagcaaaggggaaaaggacaagagacgtctttttctgacagcagatatgtttcacgtgtaggccatgctccaaatcttgtgacaggggattccgctatcccatcgaggacatgctgagactgtagcagtatgggttagggaagctcactgacaagcccttactggggtatgggccatggacacgtgtacacctcggtaggtgtacactcacttcttcgctgccctatataaaggccctcattcttcgccggaggtacgcttgGGATgagttttggagccactttttctctcttgagcttcgcctgacttgagcgtcggagggtcgccgccgggaaccccttcccggctcgacttttgtgcaggttcaccggagcttcGTGCTACCAGGCGAAGATCCACGTCAACAGTCGaaaagcgccccgtgcccagcgtccgttgattcagcattcggacaggatcaatttggcgccgtctgtgggaacgctcctgcatccgatcggaaatgatggacgaggctggacgacaacacacggtgacgctttcaaatgaggaactcgacgctctgatcgagataagggccgccaagcttgtggagcaaaaacagaaagccacagccgagcggccggagcagcaagcaacgtctgcttctggtggccgagcggaagcacctcaagccaccgttgcatttcatcgagccctattccgcactcccgAAGCCGCAAcagctcatagagatcggggatcttcttcggacgaaatgcctagacgagatgccagaaaagggaaagccccccccgagcggacgcatcgacCGAGAGGATCAATcgtcaattttcggaggctattctacgagatcctctgccgaagcactacgtggctccgacgatcggcgagtataatgggacaactgacccagatgatcatctgggtaagtttgataacacagctacgctccatcaatacacagatggagtaaaataccgagtttttcttaccactctctcgggatcggctcaacggtggtttcggaggctgccggacggatccatcacgagcttcaaggagttccgaacggccttcctccaccattttgcgagcagtcgacgctaccagaaaacgagcgtgagcctgttcgccatcaagcaagaagcccgtgaatcgctccgagcttacatccagcggttcaacaaagtggcgatggacattccaacggccacctcggaaaccatgatgaatgccttcacacaaggcctagtggatggggatttcttccgatcgctcatccgaaagccgccccgagactatgatcacatgctacaccgggcgaacgaatacatcaacgtggaagaagcgcaagcggctaggaaaaaagaaactccaaccgagcgggctcctccggccgagcggaaacaacacgccactcatcagccgcccagaggaccaagggccgaagcaatccgatccccccatgccaggtcccacgtgcaagaggtagccgccgcccggcccaagccaaagaagaaatggaccccgatgttctgctccttccaccggacggatacgcacaacacaagggattgccgaagtcttcccttcgtggctcatcctgtgccccggaatggcgaccgacggtctccctcagtcgacaggcggcaGAGAacaca from Zingiber officinale cultivar Zhangliang chromosome 6B, Zo_v1.1, whole genome shotgun sequence carries:
- the LOC121991180 gene encoding pantothenate kinase 2-like — encoded protein: MVALEDTRRDFVTGVLNGLMENEASLAVLPDLLMELDSMNEEDRLLALIEGVLAANIFDWGSRACVDLYHKGTIIEIYRMSRKKMQRPWRVDDFDIFKKRMLGSGDEKPNPYKRALLFVDNSGADIVLGMLPLARELLRRGTEVVLVANSLPALNDITANELPEIVAEAAKHCDTIRRAAEAGGLLVDAMVSIQEKGLKNQSPSVSLMIAENGCGSPCIDLRQVSSELAADAKDADLVILEGMGRAIHTNLNARFKCDALKLAMVKNQRLAEKVFNGNIYDCICRFEPRNESVASTETDSWDN
- the LOC121992939 gene encoding monodehydroascorbate reductase 2, peroxisomal-like produces the protein MGRAFVYVILGGGVAAGYAALEFVRRGVSHGELCIISEESVAPYERPALSKGYLLPEAPARLPAFHTCVGTNDERLMPKWYKEHGIELVLGTRVKSTDVRRKVLITATGETISYKILIIATGARALKLEEFGVRGSDAENVCYLRNLADTNRLVDVMQNCSGGNAVVIGGGYIGMECAAALVTNRMKVTMVFPEAHCMGRLFTPKIAEYYENYYKSKGVKFIKGSVLTSFENDSEGKVKAVILKDGTCLPADMVVVGIGIRPNTGLFEDQLQLDKGGIKVNGRMQASNASVYAVGDVAAFPVKLFGNEIHRLEHVDSARKTAKHAVAAIMAPSTGDLDYLPFFYSRMFTLSWQFYGDSIGEVVHYGDFSGGNFGAYWIHKGVIVGAFLEGGSKDDYEAIAKAVRSKAIVNNIAEVERAGIEFALRVGQQAATPESGLLVERPIYTQYATAGVVVALSIAGFAYWYGRRRRIL